Proteins found in one Muntiacus reevesi chromosome 2, mMunRee1.1, whole genome shotgun sequence genomic segment:
- the HAMP gene encoding hepcidin yields the protein MALNTQIRATCLLLLVLLSLASGSVLPPQTRQLTDLQTQDTARAAAGLTPALQRQRRDTHFPICIFCCGCCRKGTCGMCCKT from the exons ATGGCACTGAACACGCAGATCCGGGCCACCTGCCTTCTGCTCCTTGTCCTGCTCAGCCTGGCCAGCGGCTCCGTTCTGCCTCCCCAG ACACGACAGCTCACAGACCTCCAGACCCAGGACACAGCTAGAGCGGCAGCTGGCTTGACG CCCGCCCTCCAGAGGCAGAGACGAGACACCCACTTTCCCATCTGCATCTTCTGCTGTGGCTGCTGTCGTAAAGGCACGTGTGGGATGTGCTGCAAGACGTAG